Within Streptomyces albofaciens JCM 4342, the genomic segment AGACGGCGCGGACGGCGGGCTGTCGCGGCGGCTCCTGCGCAACGAGACACTGCTCGTCCTGGCGCTCTCGCTCGGCGCCAGCGGCGTGTCCGCGCTCATCAGCTTCATCGGGTCGCTGACCAGGCCCGGCGGCCTCAAGGACCAGGCCGCGATGATGAACTCCTCGCAGGCGCCGGGCCGCCCCTGGCTCGATCTGACGTGGCAGCTGTTCGGCATCGCCACCGCGCTCGTCCCCGTGGCGCTGGTGGCGCATCTGCTGCTGCGCGAGCGGGCCGGGGGCCTGCGGGCGGTCGGCCTCGACCGGCGCAGGCCCGGATTCGACCTGAGCCGGGGCGTCTGCGTGGCGGCGGTCATCGGCGGCAGCGGCCTGCTGCTGTACCTCGGCGCGCGGGCGGCCGGCTTCAACCTCACGGTCGTGCCGGAGTCGCTGCCCGGCGTGTGGTGGAAGGTCCCGGTACTGATCGCCTCGGCCGTGCAGAACGCCGTGGTCGAGGAGGTCATCGTCGTCGGTTACCTGCTGCGGCGGCTGGGGCAGCTGGGGTGGACCCCGGTGACGGCGCTGGCGGCGAGCGCGGTGCTGCGCGGCTCGTACCACCTTTACCAGGGCATCGGCGGCCTCGTCGGCAACATGGTGATGGGCGTGGTCTTCGTACTGCT encodes:
- a CDS encoding CPBP family intramembrane glutamic endopeptidase, producing the protein MSRRLLRNETLLVLALSLGASGVSALISFIGSLTRPGGLKDQAAMMNSSQAPGRPWLDLTWQLFGIATALVPVALVAHLLLRERAGGLRAVGLDRRRPGFDLSRGVCVAAVIGGSGLLLYLGARAAGFNLTVVPESLPGVWWKVPVLIASAVQNAVVEEVIVVGYLLRRLGQLGWTPVTALAASAVLRGSYHLYQGIGGLVGNMVMGVVFVLLYRRWGRVGPLVAAHALIDTVAFVGYALLAGKVGWLPTV